A genome region from Solanum pennellii chromosome 12, SPENNV200 includes the following:
- the LOC107006192 gene encoding mechanosensitive ion channel protein 4-like isoform X2 has translation MRFMKEDEASKTMCLIESGTETKGISKRALKNWAVNAFRERRALALSLNDTKTAVNKLHQMLNVLVAIIILVIWLLILIVATMHFLVFLSSQILLVVFVFGNSAKTTYEAIIFLFVMHPFDVGDRVEVDGVQMVV, from the exons ATGCGTTTTATGAAAGAAGACGAGGCTTCGAAAACAATGTGCCTTATTGAAAGTGGAACTGAAACCAAAGGAATAAGTAAGCGTGCTCTGAAAAATTGGGCG GTGAACGCATTTAGAGAGCGAAGGGCGCTTGCTCTGTCGTTAAATGACACTAAGACTGCTGTAAACAAGCTTCATCAAATGTTAAATGTCCTTGTGGCGATAATCATATTGGTCATCTGGCTCCTTATACTCATAGTTGCTACTATGCATTTCTTAGTCTTTTTGAGTTCCCAGATTCTTCTAGTAGTATTCGTCTTCGGAAACTCAGCCAAGACGACATATGAGgcaatcatatttttatttgtaatgcACCCGTTTGATGTAGGCGATCGTGTTGAAGTCGATGGAGTTCAG ATGGTAGTTTAA
- the LOC107006192 gene encoding mechanosensitive ion channel protein Msy2-like isoform X1 has product MEKLKKSCKSEEEEHQNLLNQAEKSNLSMFRETPKPLKETEMFISVEPHFTKNDSNDKDFNFITESQQEVLVCSSTSSFRKKSNLLVNRTKSRLMEPSEQDQRSGVLLKDSEIEEDDLFSDEDLKVKFSLLTILQLVNAFRERRALALSLNDTKTAVNKLHQMLNVLVAIIILVIWLLILIVATMHFLVFLSSQILLVVFVFGNSAKTTYEAIIFLFVMHPFDVGDRVEVDGVQMVV; this is encoded by the exons atggaaaaacttaaaaaatctTGCAAatctgaagaagaagaacatcAAAATCTCTTAAACCAAGCTGAAAAATCCAATCTTTCTATGTTTAGAGAAACCCCAAAACCCCTAAAAGAAACTGAAATGTTCATTTCTGTAGAACCCCATTTCACCAAGAATGATAGTAATGATAAAGATTTCAACTTTATCACAGAATCACAACAAGAAGTTTTGGTTTGCAGTTCCACCtcttcttttagaaaaaaatcaaatcttttggTAAACAGGACAAAATCAAGGCTAATGGAACCATCTGAGCAAGATCAGAGGTCTGGGGTTTTGTTAAAAGATAgtgaaattgaagaagatgaCCTCTTTTCAGATGAGGATTTGAAAGTGAAGTTTAGCTTATTAACTATTCTTCAGCTG GTGAACGCATTTAGAGAGCGAAGGGCGCTTGCTCTGTCGTTAAATGACACTAAGACTGCTGTAAACAAGCTTCATCAAATGTTAAATGTCCTTGTGGCGATAATCATATTGGTCATCTGGCTCCTTATACTCATAGTTGCTACTATGCATTTCTTAGTCTTTTTGAGTTCCCAGATTCTTCTAGTAGTATTCGTCTTCGGAAACTCAGCCAAGACGACATATGAGgcaatcatatttttatttgtaatgcACCCGTTTGATGTAGGCGATCGTGTTGAAGTCGATGGAGTTCAG ATGGTAGTTTAA